The following DNA comes from Bradyrhizobium manausense.
GAGATCGTCATCGACTTGGTCACCGTCACTGCGCCGAAGCCACCCGGATCCAGGCAGTTGATTTCGCCGGCTGCGGCGGTCTTGGAGATTGCACCGGCGAAAGTCTTGCAGGGTGCAGTGCGGCTGCAGGGATTCGCGTCATCACCGACGCCCGACACCCAGGTTCGGGTCGCTTGTGCGTTGGCGGGTGCCGACGCGAGGATAGGAAGGAAGAATCCGACGGCCAAAGCCACCAGGGCAATGCGACGCATGCTAAGTCTCCTTCAATGATGAGATTTACTCAATAATGCAGTCGTTCCGCGAGCAGATGCACATAGCTCAAGGAGGCACGGGACAGCGGAAGAGTTTGAAAAAACTGGACAGACCCCCGTCAAATTTGCGCAATTCGTTTGGTCGTGGACTTCTTGTTGTTTCGCAGGAAACTATATCAGATCAATGTCAGGGTTTTAGAGCCGTCATAGGCGGATGACCGTCTTGCCCACAGTGATCCCGAGTAAGCTCATCGCACGCTGGAACCTGCTTCGATTTGTCTTTGCAACCTTAGGGAGGTTCAAGTCGTCGGCCGCTTTTTTCTGCCGCTTTGCGATGGTGACATGAGGTACGGGACCGGCTCGCTCAACCGTCGCACTTGCTCGCGACGATTGAAATCGATCAAACTTTTTGCCTACGTGTGCACTTTTATGCAGTCGATCTGGCAAGGCTCCGTCGGTTCAGCAGCGGACGGATATCGCACAGAGTTGTGGCCGCAGAGGTGACCATGAAGATACTTCGACTCTTAGCTAGTACTCTCGGCACGATATTCGCCCTCACCAGCTCTGGAGGATTGTCCGTCATGGATTCGAAAGCCATAGCGGCCGAAGGCGCCAGTGAAAGGCCTCGGGCGACGGTTCCACTCGCCCGGGATCCGTCTATCGCAGTGGTGGAGGAATACGAAGCGGCCCGTCGCAAGAACACGGCGGAAGCCTACGAACTCTTCATCGCGCGTCACGGTGACGACCCGCTGGCCGCGAAAGCGCAGGCCGACCTCAGCCGCCTGTCGCGCTAGGCAACGTCACGGCAAAGCGACACGACTTCCGCCGGGTGGCGCAAGGGCTCGTTCCGCAATATCTTTTCGAGATCGGCGCATGGCTGGCTGCTGCAGCCAATGCTTGCCGCACGATCTTTCGGCACTATGGTGGCTCGAAATCTGTTCCTGGAGCCAACCAAGATGCCCTTTCCGCATGCCTCCGAAGCCCTGTCGCGGTTCACCGTGCTCGATCTGACCCGGGTCCGCTCCGGGCCGACCTGTGTGCGCCAGCTCGCGGATTGGGGCGCCACCGTGATCAAGATCGACGCGCTCACCGAGGATTCCGGCGGCGAGCAGCCGGGCGGGCCGCGGGGCGGCGCCGACTTCCAGAATTTGCACCGCAACAAGCGGGCGATGACGCTGAACCTGAAGGATGAGCGCGGGCTCGCCGTGTTCAAGCGCCTCGCGGCCAAGGCCGACGTCGTGGTCGAGAATTTCCGCCCCGACGTGAAGAAGAAGCTCGGTATCGACTATGAAAGCCTGCGCGAGATCAATCCGCGCATCGTCTATGGCAGCATCTCGGGCTTCGGCCAGGATGGGCCCTATCACAAGCGGCCGGGCTTCGATCAGATCGCACAGGGCATGGGTGGGCTGATGTCGATCACGGGTGCGCCGGGGGAAGGCCCGATGCGGGTCGGCATTCCCGTTGCCGACCTCACCGCGGGCCTGTTCTGCGCCATGGGCATCCTCACCGCGCTGCTCGAACGCGAGGTCTCGGGCAAGGGCCAGTGGGTCCAGACCTCGCTGCTCCAGGCCCAGATCTTCATGCTCGACTTCCAGGCCGCGCGCTGGCTGATGGAGAAGGAAGTCGCCAGGCAGGCCGGCAACAACCATCCGACCAGCATCCCGACCGGCGTGTTCAAGACCTCCGACGGCTACATCAACATCGCCACGACAGGCGGACGGATCTGGGAACGTTGCGCGCAGGCGATCGGCGCGCCGGAGCTCTACAGCCACCCCGATTATAAGACGGCGCCTGACCGCTCCAGGAACCGCAACGCGCTCAACGCCGAAATCGAGAAGCGCACCGTGACCAAGCCGACCGAGACCTGGGTCCGCGAGCTCAACGAGGCCGGCGTTCCCTGCGGGCCGATCTACGCCATCGACCAGATGTTCGAGGACGCGCAAGTCAAGCATCTCGGCATCGCGCAGGACGTGCCCAACGACGAGGAACGGCATATCCGCCTGGTCGGCCAGCCCGTGACGCTGTCGCGCACGCCGAGCAAAATGGTGGCACGGCCGCCGGAGTTCGGCGAGCAGACCGACGAGGTGCTGAAGGAGTTCGGCTTCGGCGCAGACGAAATCGCAAAGCTCAGGGACGCCAAGGTGGTGTAATCGCCTCGTGCGAGCAACACTCCGAACGCGCCCGCGCTCTAGGTCCGTGTCATCAAATTCTTCCCTCGATCAATCGCGCTGTCCGCTCGCCTGCGGGAGTGATGCTTGAGCGATTCAGCGTGACGACACTATGGAGGGCTTTCGCTTCGCGCCCTGCGTTCGAATGTCAGCGGTTCGAAGGACGCTTGCAGACGCGAACCATGCTCGCGCGACGCGGACGATCTCAGAGATCGTCATCCGGAAACGACAAAGCCCGGCGCGAGCCGGGCTTTGCTTCTGTTGGACGCCTCTGTTGATTTCAGTATCTCGCGACCACGGGGCCGCCAAATTGATAGTTGATGCCGGCGCGCAGGATGTTGTCGGTGAAGCGCGACGATACGTTGGCCGCGATCGTCGAGCCCGCCGGCGCGAGCGTGAACGGACCGGAGCTGTAGCGTCCGAGATCCATGTAGAGATATTCGAGCTTGGCGCTCCAGTTCTGCGTGATCTTGCCCTCGATACCCACGCCCACCGTCCAGCCGGCGCGCGTCGTCGAGGTCGAGCCGACCGAGCCGATCGCACCGCCCGCCGCGTTGAAGCCCGCCATGGTGCCCGTGGTCTTGATTTCACCGAAAGCGAGACCGCCGGTGCCGTAGAACAGCACCTTCGGGGTCGCCAGAATCCCGGCCCGGCCGCGCAGGGTACCGAACCATTGCAGGCTCTGGTCAACCACCAGCGCGGTGCCGGCCGCGCCGCCCGGAAGGAAGGTGATCGGAGGCATACAAATCAGGGAACCGCCGCCGGTGGAGCAGAGATAACCTGCGCGGCCCTTCTCACCCGACCATTGCAGGTCGCCTTCGACACCGAGCACCCAGTTTGTAACCTGCCAATTGTAGCCGGCTTGACCGCCAGCGACGCCGCCGTTCATGTCGAACGATGCACTGGTGATGGAGCCGGCCGGCGGCACGATCGGCGCGCCGGTTCCGGTGTTGAAATAGGAAACGTCGGTCCGCGAACGGCCCCAGCTGTAGCCGCCGTTGGCGCCGACATAGAAACCGGTCCAGCTCCAGACCGGGTCGACCATGACCGGTGCCTTGACGTAGGGCCTCGCTGCCAGATCGGCAGCCAATGCGCCCGTTGCGAACAGCGACATCGCCGCTGCCATTCCAATCACGATCCGCTTCATGGAATTCCCCCTCGCACGATTTCGTGACCAAAAGATACGGTACCGGGAACCCGGGCGCTGTGCCGCCCCGGCAACATTTGGAAACAATCGATCTGAGGTGGCGCCCATACCGGAACACCACCAATCCGCTATATAATTGATTTCAAAGGAGATCGTTTGGCGTCCCTAGCGCGATGTCGCCCTGGTCCGTTGCGTCCATCCGACGCGGGCGAGCAGGCCGTCGATAACGGGCCAGAACAGCAGCACGATCGCCAGCGTCGTGATCGAGCCGACCAGGCCGTTCGACCAGAACACCTTGAGGTCGCCACCGGCGCCGATCATCGACAGGCGGAAGGCGTCCTCGGCGCGATTGCCGAGCACGAGCGCCAGCGTGAATGGCGCCAGTGGAATGCCGATCTTCTTGAAGACGTAACCGACGACACCGAAGCCCAGCATCAGCCAGATGTCGAACATCGCGTTCTGGATCGCATAAGCGCCGATCGCGCAGGACACCACGATCATCGGCGCGACCGCCGCAAACGGCACGCGCAGGATCGAGGCGAAGATCGGCACCGTTGTCAGCACCAGCACGAGGCCGACGACATTGCCGAGATACATCGAGGCGATCAGGCCCCAGACGAAATCCTTGTGCTCGACGAACAGCAACGGGCCGGGATTGAGCCCCCACACCATCAACCCGCCGAGCAGGATCGCGGCCGTGCCGGAACCGGGAATGCCGAGCGCCAGCATCGGCAGCAGCGCCGACGTGCCGGAGGCATGCGCCGCCGTCTCCGGCGCGAACACGCCCTCGATACGGCCCTTGCCGAAGCTCTCGGGCTCCTTCGCGAAACGCTTGGCGAGATTGTAGCCCATGAAGGACGCCGCGATCGCACCGCCCGGCGTGATGCCGAGCCAGCAGCCGATGAAGGAGGAGCGCACCAGCGTCACCCAATATTTCGGCAGATCCTTCCACACGCTCAGTACGACGCGGAGCGAAATGCTGGCCGCATGTCCGCGCAGCGCCAGCCGCTCCTCCATCGTCAGCAGGATCTCGCTGATACCGAACAGGCCGATCACGGCGACGAGGAAGTTGATGCCGCGCAAGAGCTCAGCCGAGCCGAAGGTCATGCGCAGTTGGCCCGACACCGTGTCCATGCCGATGCCGGCGAGCAGAAGGCCGAGCGACATCGAGATGACCGTCTTGTGCTTGGCTTCGCGCCCGAGGCCGACGAAGGAGCAGAACGTCAGGAGATACACCGCGAAGAACTCGGGCGGACCGAACTTCAGCGCAAAGGACGAGATCATCGGCGCGAGGAAGGTGATGAGCAGCACCGCAACCAGCGAGCCGATGAAGGAGGAGGTGAACGCCGCCGTCAGCGCCTCCGCCGCCCTGCCCTGTTGCGCCATCGGATAGCCGTCGAAGGTGGTGGCAACCGACCAGGCTTCACCGGGGATGTTGAACAGGATCGAGGTGATGGCGCCGCCGAACAGCGCGCCCCAATAGATGCAGGACAACATCACGATCGCCGAGGTCGGATCCATCGTGAAGGTGAGCGGCAGCAGGATGGCGACGCCGTTGGGGCCGCCGAGCCCGGGCAGCACGCCGACGAAAATACCGAGCACCAGCCCGACCATCATCAGCACGAGCGTCTTCCACGTCAGCAGGACGGCGAAGCCGTGAAGCAGGAGACCGAAAGCTTCCATCGCGGATCCGCCTAGTAGCCGAAGGCCGCTTCGAGCGGTCCCTTCGGCATGATGACGTCGAAGGCGATATCGAAGGTGACGAACATGATCGCCGTGAACAGGAAAGCGGTGAGCAGAGACTTCCACAGCGCAATCTTGCCGACGAGGCGCATGAAGCCCGCGATCAGCAGGAAGCTCGCGACATAGAGGCCGAGGAACTGCGTCACCAGGCAGAACAGCAGTGTCGGCACGAACACCGCCATCACCCGGCGCGCCTGCGCCCGCGTGATGAAGGTTTCGCCTGCTCCGCGGCGCGCGAGGAACGCTGCGATCAGGCCGTAGAGGCTGGCACCACCGAGGACGAGGGAGAGATAGAACGGAAAATAGCCGGGCTCGGGCCCGGTTGAATCCCAGGAGGCACCGGTGCGCCAATTGTCGTAGCCGAGGACGGCGGCCAGCGCGAGCAGCAGCAGGCAGACGATGATTTCGACGGTGCCGGAGCTTGCGACGGAGGGCGAGTTGTCTTCAGGCGCGGTCGGATCGTCGACGACGATTTCAAGATCGGTTTGGGACATGCTCTGTTGGGACGGAGTGTGGTCAATTCTCCCTCTTCCCGCCTGCGGGGAGAGGGAGAAGAAAGAAGAGCGGTTACTTCGCGACGAAACCGGCTTCCGTCATCAGCGACTTGTTGGTGGCATCGTCCTCCTCGAGGAATTGCACCATGTCCTTGCCGGTGAGGAAGATCGGCTTTAGCGCCTGCTTTTCCATATACTCCTTGTATTCCGCGGTCTGCGTCACCTTGTGGAACAGCTCGACATAGAACGCCTGCTGCTCTGGCGTGACCTTGCCGGGCAGGAACATCGCGCGCAGCATCAGATACTGGACGTCGATTCCCTCCTCCTTGCAGGTCGGGATGTCGGCCCACGATTGCGTGTCCGTCACCTTGCCGGTGTACGAGATGCGCTCCTTGTCGAACACGCAGAGCGGCCGCACCTGGCCGGCGCGCCAGACTTCGAGATTTTCGCTGGGGTTGTTGACGTTGGATTCGGTGTGGTTGCCGACGAGTTGGGTCGCGGCCTCGCCGCCGGACTTGTACGGCAGATAGGAGAATTTCGCGCCGGTCTTCTGCTCGAGGAAAACGGTCAGCACGTGGTCCTCGCGCTTGGAGCCGGTGCCGCCCATCTTGAACGGCGCGCTCGCGGCCTTCGCAGCCGCGACGAACTCCTTCACGGTCTTGGGGCCGGCGCTGTTGTCCCACAGCACGAACTGATCGAGCGCGATCACCGAGACCGGAGTCAGTTCGCGCCAGTTGAACGGGATCTTCGCCGAGAGCGGCAGCATGTAGATCAGCGAATATGCGATCAGCACCTTGTTCGGATCGCCCTCGCTCGATTTCATGTACATCAGCGCTTCAGCACCCGACGCACCGCCCTTGAGCGAGACCACCATGGGCTGCTTCATCAGATTATTCTTCTGGATCGCGGCCTGCATCATCCGCGCCATCTGGTCGGAGGCGCCGCCCGCGCCCGCCGCCACCACGATCTCGACGGGCTTGGTCGGTTCCCAGCCGGCGACGGCCGGCGCAACCCAAAGCGCAGCCGCCACGGTCAATGCGGCTTTCATTCCATGTCCCACGCGTCCACTCCAAATTCTTGTCTATGTTCTTGTTCGGATTGGCAATTCGTTAAAGCCAAAGACGAACTGCATTGTGCGGGCGAACGCCGGCCAGTTCAAGCCGCCCGGCGTCGCACCGCTTATGACTTTGGAATGAGATCGATTGCAAGTGCGGCGGCCCGCAAACAAAGCGCGGGCCCCCTGCGGAGCCCGCGCCTATCTCGCAAAGGCGGTGTGTCGCGCGGCTAGACGATCAGGATGTCGTGCGAGTTGATCACCGCCCCGAGCTGAACGGCCACGATCGCCTGCGCCGAGCCCTGGGTCGCGTCAGCGCTGAAATAGAGCGTCTGGCTGGTCGTATCGAAGTGGAATTCGGCCGCACCGGAGAAGTTATTGTCGGCCGAACTCTCGAATGTCGACGTCACGTCCATCCCCGCCGTCAGGCCACCGCCGAAACCATTTGCCGAGATCGCGATGTGATCGTGTTCGGTGGTGGTGTTGAAGTCGGTGATCTGGCCAGGCGCGGTCTGAGGCTGGAGGAAAGAAAAGGTGTCGTTGCCACCGCCACCGCTCATCACGTTGCCGCTGGACGTGCCGATGAGGACATCGTTGCCCGCACCGCCGACGAGTTGCTCGCTGCCCTGGGTCGCGATCAGGATGCTGTCGCCACTCGCCGCAGTCAGCGTGGTTGCGGACGTCGGATTATTGACGATGGTCGCGGTTGCAGCATTCGCCGACGTCGTCATCCCGTCTGAACTCGTGTAGTCGAACGATCCGCCGGGCGTCGCATCATCGGTGAAGGCGGCCTGTCCCAAGGCAGCACTGGCGCTGCCACCGGAGCTCGCCGTGACCGCACCAAGCGCGAGGTGATCGGTCGTATCGGGATCGGTGTCGTTTAACGCCAGCGCCCAGCCGGGGATCGTGACCGAGCCGCCGGCGCCGACATCCGTGACCACGGTTTCACCGACCGCGGTCGGCGCATCGTTGGTGCCGTTGAGGGTGACCGTAACATCCTGCATGACCGTGCCGCCGTGACCATCGTCGATCGTGACGAAATAGTCCTGGGTCAGCGTCTGGCCTTGTGCCAGGAACTGGATGTCGGCGTTGTTCACCGTGAAGTGCCAGCCGACGGAGCCCGTCCCTCCGGCCTCGCTCACCGGATCGAGGGAGAATGCGCCGACATAGCCGCTGCTTGCGGCCACGAAGCTCGCGGTGTGGACATCGGTGGTCTCGGCGTCGGAGAAGGAAATCGAACCCGCGGTGGATTCGGTCGCGGGTCCCGTTGCCGGGCTGACATTGACGGAGTCCAGGATCATGCCGTCGGCATCGTCGGCGTAGGAGAATTGCAGTGTCGACGCCGACAGCAAGGGATCGCCGGAAACGTCGAAAGCAAAGTGATGGATCCCTGGCGCCACGCTGCCCACCGACATCAGTTGGACGCCGTCCCAGGTGACCGTAAGCGGTGTATTGGTGCCTTCGGGATCGCCGATGAGATCGAAACTGAGGAAATAGTGCTGTCCGGGCGTCGTCGCGACGTCCTGGGACAACGTCTCCTCGCTGCCGGTCGGTGAGAGCTGTACCGAGTAATGCCCGAAGCTGCCACCGAGCTCGAACTGCGTGACCTGGATGTGCGAACCGCTGGTGGACCAGCCCGACAGGTTGCCGGTCTCGAAATCGCCGTTGACGATAGCCGCAGGGCCGGCATCCTCGGTGACCGACCCACTCACATTGGCCGCCGTGACGACCGGGAAGTCGTCAGCGCCGGCAATGTTGAAGGTCAGCGTCGTCGTCGCCTGATGGCCCTGGCCGTCATCGACCGTGAAATTGAACTGGTCGCTGACATTGTCGCCGGCCTGCAGCGGATCGACCGAGGCATTGGCGTAATAGGCGTAGCTGCCGTCCGCGTTGAGCTGCAACGAGCCATAGGTACCGGCGACCAACGTGCCGACATTGGCGGCGCTGCCGTTCACTTCCGAGATGCTGCGCGGCGTCGACAGGTCGATCGGATGGCTCACATCCGCGATGCCGCCGCTGGCCAGCACGGCGCCGGTATCCGTCACCGCAGTGTCGGATATCCCGACCGCGACCGGAGTCACCAGCAGTGGATCCGACGCGCCGTCGATCATGACCGTCACAGTCTGCGTCGAGGTCGTGCTGCCGTCGGCAACCGTAACGTCATATTGGACAGTGAGGGTCTCACCGGCGCTCAGGAAGTCGAGATCACCGTCCTTGATGGCGAATGTCCAGTCGACGGCCCCCGTGCCCGTTCCGGTCGAGTCATGCAAGACTGTGCTCAACGCAGTCTGGAGGTCCGCCAGCGTATCATCGGGTACGAAGCCGGGATTCGCCGACCACGTCGCCGAATCCAGCGCGACGCCAACAAAGTGCACATCGGACAGATCGACGTCGGAGAAGGCAAGCGTTCCCGTCGGCACTGGGCTCGTCGTATCGATCGCGCTCGACCCGGTGACGCCGGTCTGCTCGGACAGCGACGCCGATTCCGGTCCGCTGGTGATGACAGGCGCGTCATTGGCGCCGGTGATGACGACAGACACGGTCTGCGTCGAGCTGGTCGAGCCGTCCGCGACCTTGATGTCGTAGTTCACCGTCAGCGTCTCGCCGGCCGCGAGATAATCGAGGTCGTTGTCGGCAATGGCGAAATTCCAATCGATGGCGCCCGAGCCGGTGCCCGTGGAATCGTGCAATGTCATCGTCAACGCTGCGGCGAGATCGGCCTGCGTCGCCGCCGGCGGTGTCGGCCCGGTGCTCGAATCCAGTGCCACCGTCACCGTGTGCGTGTCGCTGATGTCCTGGTCGGTGAAGGCGAGCGTGCCCGCAGGGGTCGTCGGCGTCGTGTCGGGTGCTGAGGAGCCCGTGGTGGCGTCCTGCTCTGCGACGGTGGAGGATTCCGGGCTGCTGGTGATCACGACGGGATGGTTGACGCCGAGGATGGTGACGGTGACGTCCTGCGTGGCAGAGCCACCGTTACCGTCGTCGACCGTGACGTGATAGACGAGCTTGAGCGTCTCGCCGCCGTTGAGGAAATTGGCCTCGGAGTTGGGAAGCGCGAAATTCCAGTCGACGTCGCCGATCAGATGCCCGGTCGAGTCATGGAGCGAAGTGCCGAACGCGGCCAATAACTGCGCATTGGTCAGCGGGATCGCACCGCCGCCCGAACGGGTGGCCGTGACCGTGGTCGAAACGCCGTGCGCATCCGCCAGATCGATATCGGAAAACAGCAGGCTGTCATGCGCGGTCAGATTGCCGCTCGGATCGACGTTTTGATCTTCGACGAGAGCGGCCGTTTCCGGGCACGACAGGTAGACCGGTTTGTCATTGGTGCCGACCACCGTGACCATGACCGTCTGTGTCGAGATCCCGCCGGCATGATCGTCGAGCTGCACGGTGTAGGTGATGTCGAGATGCTGGCCGGCTGCAAGATAGTCGAAGGCGAGATCGGGCGCCGAGAAAGTGGTGTTGATGGTGCCGGCGCTGGAGCCGGAAGCCTTGATGACGTTGTCGACGTGATAGAACGCCATCAGCGCGGCGTCCCCGAACGGGCCCGGCAACAGGCCCGCAGTAGCGCCGGAAGCGGAAACGCCGATCACGGTCGCGGTGTACCCGGTGTTGGTGAGGTCGTCGTCGGTGAAGTTGAGCGCGACGTGGACCGTGTCGGGCGAGAGCGAGAGGGTCTGGTTGGCCTGCTCGGTGACGGTCGCCATCGTCGTCATGTTGATGACCGGCTTGTCGTCGGTGCCGGTGACGGTAACCTTGACGGTCTGGAT
Coding sequences within:
- a CDS encoding CaiB/BaiF CoA transferase family protein, encoding MPFPHASEALSRFTVLDLTRVRSGPTCVRQLADWGATVIKIDALTEDSGGEQPGGPRGGADFQNLHRNKRAMTLNLKDERGLAVFKRLAAKADVVVENFRPDVKKKLGIDYESLREINPRIVYGSISGFGQDGPYHKRPGFDQIAQGMGGLMSITGAPGEGPMRVGIPVADLTAGLFCAMGILTALLEREVSGKGQWVQTSLLQAQIFMLDFQAARWLMEKEVARQAGNNHPTSIPTGVFKTSDGYINIATTGGRIWERCAQAIGAPELYSHPDYKTAPDRSRNRNALNAEIEKRTVTKPTETWVRELNEAGVPCGPIYAIDQMFEDAQVKHLGIAQDVPNDEERHIRLVGQPVTLSRTPSKMVARPPEFGEQTDEVLKEFGFGADEIAKLRDAKVV
- a CDS encoding outer membrane protein, encoding MKRIVIGMAAAMSLFATGALAADLAARPYVKAPVMVDPVWSWTGFYVGANGGYSWGRSRTDVSYFNTGTGAPIVPPAGSITSASFDMNGGVAGGQAGYNWQVTNWVLGVEGDLQWSGEKGRAGYLCSTGGGSLICMPPITFLPGGAAGTALVVDQSLQWFGTLRGRAGILATPKVLFYGTGGLAFGEIKTTGTMAGFNAAGGAIGSVGSTSTTRAGWTVGVGIEGKITQNWSAKLEYLYMDLGRYSSGPFTLAPAGSTIAANVSSRFTDNILRAGINYQFGGPVVARY
- a CDS encoding tripartite tricarboxylate transporter permease, which produces MEAFGLLLHGFAVLLTWKTLVLMMVGLVLGIFVGVLPGLGGPNGVAILLPLTFTMDPTSAIVMLSCIYWGALFGGAITSILFNIPGEAWSVATTFDGYPMAQQGRAAEALTAAFTSSFIGSLVAVLLITFLAPMISSFALKFGPPEFFAVYLLTFCSFVGLGREAKHKTVISMSLGLLLAGIGMDTVSGQLRMTFGSAELLRGINFLVAVIGLFGISEILLTMEERLALRGHAASISLRVVLSVWKDLPKYWVTLVRSSFIGCWLGITPGGAIAASFMGYNLAKRFAKEPESFGKGRIEGVFAPETAAHASGTSALLPMLALGIPGSGTAAILLGGLMVWGLNPGPLLFVEHKDFVWGLIASMYLGNVVGLVLVLTTVPIFASILRVPFAAVAPMIVVSCAIGAYAIQNAMFDIWLMLGFGVVGYVFKKIGIPLAPFTLALVLGNRAEDAFRLSMIGAGGDLKVFWSNGLVGSITTLAIVLLFWPVIDGLLARVGWTQRTRATSR
- a CDS encoding tripartite tricarboxylate transporter TctB family protein; this encodes MSQTDLEIVVDDPTAPEDNSPSVASSGTVEIIVCLLLLALAAVLGYDNWRTGASWDSTGPEPGYFPFYLSLVLGGASLYGLIAAFLARRGAGETFITRAQARRVMAVFVPTLLFCLVTQFLGLYVASFLLIAGFMRLVGKIALWKSLLTAFLFTAIMFVTFDIAFDVIMPKGPLEAAFGY
- a CDS encoding Bug family tripartite tricarboxylate transporter substrate binding protein; translation: MKAALTVAAALWVAPAVAGWEPTKPVEIVVAAGAGGASDQMARMMQAAIQKNNLMKQPMVVSLKGGASGAEALMYMKSSEGDPNKVLIAYSLIYMLPLSAKIPFNWRELTPVSVIALDQFVLWDNSAGPKTVKEFVAAAKAASAPFKMGGTGSKREDHVLTVFLEQKTGAKFSYLPYKSGGEAATQLVGNHTESNVNNPSENLEVWRAGQVRPLCVFDKERISYTGKVTDTQSWADIPTCKEEGIDVQYLMLRAMFLPGKVTPEQQAFYVELFHKVTQTAEYKEYMEKQALKPIFLTGKDMVQFLEEDDATNKSLMTEAGFVAK
- a CDS encoding beta strand repeat-containing protein, with the translated sequence MTNHTPVFTSSSATGSFTEFADTTDSTTLHTLSGTMSFKDSDKTDTHTTSATLQSAVLSSGTIIPAASLAHFQTAMHSQILSDSNGSGQLKWNFSDADDDFDFLAKNQTLVLTYDITVSDNHGGTAIQTVKVTVTGTDDKPVINMTTMATVTEQANQTLSLSPDTVHVALNFTDDDLTNTGYTATVIGVSASGATAGLLPGPFGDAALMAFYHVDNVIKASGSSAGTINTTFSAPDLAFDYLAAGQHLDITYTVQLDDHAGGISTQTVMVTVVGTNDKPVYLSCPETAALVEDQNVDPSGNLTAHDSLLFSDIDLADAHGVSTTVTATRSGGGAIPLTNAQLLAAFGTSLHDSTGHLIGDVDWNFALPNSEANFLNGGETLKLVYHVTVDDGNGGSATQDVTVTILGVNHPVVITSSPESSTVAEQDATTGSSAPDTTPTTPAGTLAFTDQDISDTHTVTVALDSSTGPTPPAATQADLAAALTMTLHDSTGTGSGAIDWNFAIADNDLDYLAAGETLTVNYDIKVADGSTSSTQTVSVVITGANDAPVITSGPESASLSEQTGVTGSSAIDTTSPVPTGTLAFSDVDLSDVHFVGVALDSATWSANPGFVPDDTLADLQTALSTVLHDSTGTGTGAVDWTFAIKDGDLDFLSAGETLTVQYDVTVADGSTTSTQTVTVMIDGASDPLLVTPVAVGISDTAVTDTGAVLASGGIADVSHPIDLSTPRSISEVNGSAANVGTLVAGTYGSLQLNADGSYAYYANASVDPLQAGDNVSDQFNFTVDDGQGHQATTTLTFNIAGADDFPVVTAANVSGSVTEDAGPAAIVNGDFETGNLSGWSTSGSHIQVTQFELGGSFGHYSVQLSPTGSEETLSQDVATTPGQHYFLSFDLIGDPEGTNTPLTVTWDGVQLMSVGSVAPGIHHFAFDVSGDPLLSASTLQFSYADDADGMILDSVNVSPATGPATESTAGSISFSDAETTDVHTASFVAASSGYVGAFSLDPVSEAGGTGSVGWHFTVNNADIQFLAQGQTLTQDYFVTIDDGHGGTVMQDVTVTLNGTNDAPTAVGETVVTDVGAGGSVTIPGWALALNDTDPDTTDHLALGAVTASSGGSASAALGQAAFTDDATPGGSFDYTSSDGMTTSANAATATIVNNPTSATTLTAASGDSILIATQGSEQLVGGAGNDVLIGTSSGNVMSGGGGNDTFSFLQPQTAPGQITDFNTTTEHDHIAISANGFGGGLTAGMDVTSTFESSADNNFSGAAEFHFDTTSQTLYFSADATQGSAQAIVAVQLGAVINSHDILIV